A part of Salmo salar chromosome ssa18, Ssal_v3.1, whole genome shotgun sequence genomic DNA contains:
- the LOC106577010 gene encoding tumor necrosis factor receptor superfamily member 6 isoform X2, producing the protein MWKMNKYTFLCVLCILCIVRSATTSKAEPSSQDITVKLRIKRQSCQDGTYQHEDKTCCLCSAGYHLDSHCSMNLDYGTCIHCEPGRTYNSYPNFLDSCEPCTSCNPKANLEVEDKCTTSRDTVCRCQQGHYCDKGKVHCRACYPCTICGNEGTKVACTPTNNTICHDDQKQGGGRSHAAVLASVMVFAVCLIFCCLRRNNKCCFGKKLGQNGGLTKMANRSSEEMQPLRGIDLWPHLLDIAKTLGWKDMKQVAERSGMTIATIEFHQLNYPNDTQEQCSSLLRAWVENEGMTTASETLIQTLRRMEKNAKADNIMAIIRSKENTV; encoded by the exons ATGTGGAAGATGAACAAATATACGTTTCTATGTGTCCTGTGCATTTTG TGTATAGTTCGTTCAGCTACAACTTCCAAAGCAGAGCCGAGTTCCCAAGACATAACCGTCAAATTGCGCATCAAAAGGCAGAGTTGTCAAGATGGCACTTACCAGCATGAAGACAAGACATGCTGTCTCTGTTCTGCTG GCTATCATCTGGACAGCCACTGTAGTATGAACTTAGACTATGGGACCTGTATTCACTGTGAGCCAGGCAGAACCTACAACAGTTACCCCAACTTCCTGGACTCTTGTGAGCCCTGCACATCTTGCAACCCTAAAg CCAATCTGGAGGTGGAGGACAAATGTACCACCTCCAGGGACACAGTGTGTCGATGCCAGCAGGGCCACTACTGTGACAAGGGGAAGGTGCACTGCAGGGCCTGCTACCCGTGTACCAT ATGTGGGAATGAAGGTACCAAGGTTGCCTGTACCCCCACCAACAACACCATATGCCATGACGACCAAAAACAAGGAG GAGGAAGAAGTCATGCAGCAGTACTTGCCTCAGTTATGGTTTTTGCAGTTTGTCTTATTTTTTGCTGCCTGAGGCGAaataataaatgttgttttg GGAAAAAGCTGGGGCAAAATGGTGGTTTGACCAAAATGGCCAACCGGAGTTCAGAG GAAATGCAGCCACTGAGGG GTATTGACCTCTGGCCACACCTCCTAGATATCGCTAAGACCTTGGGGTGGAAGGACATGAAACAGGTGGCCGAGCGCAGTGGGATGACTATTGCCACCATAGAATTCCACCAGCTAAACTATCCCAATGACACCCAGGAGCAGTGCTCCAGCCTACTTAGGGCCTGGGTGGAGAACGAGGGGATGACCACAGCCTCTGAGACACTGATCCAGACTCTACGCCGCATGGAAAAAAATGCCAAGGCAGATAATATCATGGCTATCATCAGAAGCAAGGAAAACACAGTTTAG
- the LOC106577010 gene encoding tumor necrosis factor receptor superfamily member 6 isoform X1, with protein MWKMNKYTFLCVLCILCIVRSATTSKAEPSSQDITVKLRIKRQSCQDGTYQHEDKTCCLCSAGYHLDSHCSMNLDYGTCIHCEPGRTYNSYPNFLDSCEPCTSCNPKANLEVEDKCTTSRDTVCRCQQGHYCDKGKVHCRACYPCTICGNEGTKVACTPTNNTICHDDQKQGGGRSHAAVLASVMVFAVCLIFCCLRRNNKCCFGKKLGQNGGLTKMANRSSEVAMEMQPLRGIDLWPHLLDIAKTLGWKDMKQVAERSGMTIATIEFHQLNYPNDTQEQCSSLLRAWVENEGMTTASETLIQTLRRMEKNAKADNIMAIIRSKENTV; from the exons ATGTGGAAGATGAACAAATATACGTTTCTATGTGTCCTGTGCATTTTG TGTATAGTTCGTTCAGCTACAACTTCCAAAGCAGAGCCGAGTTCCCAAGACATAACCGTCAAATTGCGCATCAAAAGGCAGAGTTGTCAAGATGGCACTTACCAGCATGAAGACAAGACATGCTGTCTCTGTTCTGCTG GCTATCATCTGGACAGCCACTGTAGTATGAACTTAGACTATGGGACCTGTATTCACTGTGAGCCAGGCAGAACCTACAACAGTTACCCCAACTTCCTGGACTCTTGTGAGCCCTGCACATCTTGCAACCCTAAAg CCAATCTGGAGGTGGAGGACAAATGTACCACCTCCAGGGACACAGTGTGTCGATGCCAGCAGGGCCACTACTGTGACAAGGGGAAGGTGCACTGCAGGGCCTGCTACCCGTGTACCAT ATGTGGGAATGAAGGTACCAAGGTTGCCTGTACCCCCACCAACAACACCATATGCCATGACGACCAAAAACAAGGAG GAGGAAGAAGTCATGCAGCAGTACTTGCCTCAGTTATGGTTTTTGCAGTTTGTCTTATTTTTTGCTGCCTGAGGCGAaataataaatgttgttttg GGAAAAAGCTGGGGCAAAATGGTGGTTTGACCAAAATGGCCAACCGGAGTTCAGAGGTAGCTATG GAAATGCAGCCACTGAGGG GTATTGACCTCTGGCCACACCTCCTAGATATCGCTAAGACCTTGGGGTGGAAGGACATGAAACAGGTGGCCGAGCGCAGTGGGATGACTATTGCCACCATAGAATTCCACCAGCTAAACTATCCCAATGACACCCAGGAGCAGTGCTCCAGCCTACTTAGGGCCTGGGTGGAGAACGAGGGGATGACCACAGCCTCTGAGACACTGATCCAGACTCTACGCCGCATGGAAAAAAATGCCAAGGCAGATAATATCATGGCTATCATCAGAAGCAAGGAAAACACAGTTTAG
- the LOC106577010 gene encoding tumor necrosis factor receptor superfamily member 6 isoform X3 — protein MCPVHFGYHLDSHCSMNLDYGTCIHCEPGRTYNSYPNFLDSCEPCTSCNPKANLEVEDKCTTSRDTVCRCQQGHYCDKGKVHCRACYPCTICGNEGTKVACTPTNNTICHDDQKQGGGRSHAAVLASVMVFAVCLIFCCLRRNNKCCFGKKLGQNGGLTKMANRSSEVAMEMQPLRGIDLWPHLLDIAKTLGWKDMKQVAERSGMTIATIEFHQLNYPNDTQEQCSSLLRAWVENEGMTTASETLIQTLRRMEKNAKADNIMAIIRSKENTV, from the exons ATGTGTCCTGTGCATTTTG GCTATCATCTGGACAGCCACTGTAGTATGAACTTAGACTATGGGACCTGTATTCACTGTGAGCCAGGCAGAACCTACAACAGTTACCCCAACTTCCTGGACTCTTGTGAGCCCTGCACATCTTGCAACCCTAAAg CCAATCTGGAGGTGGAGGACAAATGTACCACCTCCAGGGACACAGTGTGTCGATGCCAGCAGGGCCACTACTGTGACAAGGGGAAGGTGCACTGCAGGGCCTGCTACCCGTGTACCAT ATGTGGGAATGAAGGTACCAAGGTTGCCTGTACCCCCACCAACAACACCATATGCCATGACGACCAAAAACAAGGAG GAGGAAGAAGTCATGCAGCAGTACTTGCCTCAGTTATGGTTTTTGCAGTTTGTCTTATTTTTTGCTGCCTGAGGCGAaataataaatgttgttttg GGAAAAAGCTGGGGCAAAATGGTGGTTTGACCAAAATGGCCAACCGGAGTTCAGAGGTAGCTATG GAAATGCAGCCACTGAGGG GTATTGACCTCTGGCCACACCTCCTAGATATCGCTAAGACCTTGGGGTGGAAGGACATGAAACAGGTGGCCGAGCGCAGTGGGATGACTATTGCCACCATAGAATTCCACCAGCTAAACTATCCCAATGACACCCAGGAGCAGTGCTCCAGCCTACTTAGGGCCTGGGTGGAGAACGAGGGGATGACCACAGCCTCTGAGACACTGATCCAGACTCTACGCCGCATGGAAAAAAATGCCAAGGCAGATAATATCATGGCTATCATCAGAAGCAAGGAAAACACAGTTTAG